The following is a genomic window from Candidatus Riesia pediculischaeffi.
GAGATTGGGTCGGCTATCACTTGGAAATATCCTAGCGTGATTTTAAAAGGAGATAACTCTGTGGGAGAATTTTATTCTATATCCACTACTAATGGAAATCAACAAGCGGATACTGGAACTAAGATGATTCACATTGGAAAAAACACAAGTTCTATAATCATCTCTAAAGGGATTGCGTCTGATGAAAGTATCAACACCTATCGTGGATTAGTAAAAATCTCTAAAAATTCATCTTTTTCTCGAAACTATACTCAATGCGATTCCTTATTGGTCGGCAATGAAAGCAGTTCACACACGCTTCCATCGATTGTTGTTGAAAATAATACATCTCAATTAGCACATGAAGCTACCACGTCTAAAATCAGCGAAGAACAGATATTTTATTTTTTACAAAGAGGAATCAACCGAGAAGATGCTATTTCTATAATTATAAATGGTTTTTGCAGAGATATTTTTTCTAAATTTCCATTAGAATTTTCAGCAGAAGTACAAGATCTCTTGAGAAGAAATTTAAAGAATGGTTGAAATGTGTACACGACGATTAATACGTTCAAATGAAATTATGTTGAATATTCAAGATTTAAATGTAGAAGTTGATAAAAAAATAATCCTTAAAGATTTTAATTTAAAAGTTTTCTACGGGGAGATACATGTTATCATGGGTCCAAATGGATCTGGGAAGAGTACTCTCGCATTTACTATAGCGGGTAAAAAAAACTATTTCATATCGAAAGGAAAGATATTTTTTAAAAATAGAAACTTGACGTACACTTCTCCGGAAGAAAGAGCAAAAGAAGGGATTTTTTTAGCATTTCAAAATCCTATAGAAATACCTGGAGTCAGGAACGACCTATTTCTCAAAACATCTCTCAACGAAATTAGAAAAAATAGGAATCAACACCCTTTAGACACTATAGAGTTTCAAAAAATTTTAAAAGAAAAAGCTGATCTTTTAGGTATCTCTGAACATATGTTAAATCGTTACGTTAATGTAGGATTTTCTGGAGGTGAGAAAAAGAGGAATGATATTTTACAAATGTTGGTTCTAGATCCAGAACTTTGTATATTAGATGAAACTGATTCTGGGCTTGATATAGATTCTTTAAAGTTGGTATCTGAATCTATTAGATCGATGATGAATAAAGAAAAATCTCTTATTTTGATTACACATCATCAAAGTTTGATCAACTACATTAAACCAGATTTTGTTCACGTTCTTCATCATGGAACTATTGTAAAATCTGGAACATATTCTCTATCTAAAAAAATAGAAGAAAATGGATACGGTTGGATTTATGAAAAAAGAAAAGGAATTTAAAATAAAAGAAATTCTATATTTAGAAAAAATAAAAGAAAAAATCCTTAGTTCACTTTATGAAAAAAATAACGTGATCAGTTTTCGTTTCTTAATGGAAAAGGATTTATCTTTTCTTTTTAAAGGAGATATGAATTTAGATTTTTTAAAAAAAATCTTAGAGAAGAAATATTTTATTGAGAAACCAAGCGAAAAAAATATCATAAAATCGCTTCAGACGGTTGAATCGTTTTTTAAAAATTCTTTAAGACATCATTGGACGTTATTTATCTTAAACGGATCGATAGTACCGAATTTAAGCAATTATCGAGATAGTCCTTATCAGATAAAATCTGTTCCATATACGGATGATCTCTCTAGTCATATCTCAGGAGTAGTAGATGTTGAAGACGCGTTTTCTTATTTAATGCAGCTAATTTCGAAAAAAATAATATATATTAAATCTCATAAGAACAGCTTTCCTAAAAAAACTTTGTACATATTTAATATAGCTTCTGGATCTAAAAAGAATAACATTTTGAACTTAAATTATTGTAGGTATTTTTTAAAAGTTTCCCAAGGAAGTAAGATTAAAATAGTTGAAATTTTCATTTCAATAGATCATTTTTCATATTTTACAACGCGACTGTTTACATGCAAGATCGAAAAAAATAGTAGTCTTCTATATAACAAGATAAATTTAGAAAATGATCATAATTTACATTACTCGTATTACGGATCTTTCTTAAAAAGAAACAGTTTATTACAATATAACGATGTCTCCTTAGGTTCAAAAGATTCTCAAAATAAAGTAAAGATTTATTTAAATGGATGTAAGAGCAAAGTTGTGCTGAACAACACATCTCTTCAAAAAAATTCAGAGACAAACAGTAACCACACTTCGGTAAATCATGTTCGACCTTTTGGAGAGAGTGAACAAACCTATAATATGATCTCTCTAGACGAGAGTACTGTTGATTTAAAAAATATTATTCATATATCTCCAGAATCTCCCTTTTCTTCTGGAAAGATTGTGAACAAAAATCTCATATTTGGAAAACATTCAAAAATATCTTCTTTGCCACAGTTAGATATTTATAATAAAGAATCTTATTGTTCACATGAAGTGACGATTGGAAACATTGATGAAGAGCTGATTTTCTATTTTCGTTCTCGTGGAATATCTAAGAACAAATCAAAAGAAATTATCATAATTTCTTTTTTTAAAGAAATATTAGATAATATGCATACAGAATTTATAAAGAACAAAATATTAGAATTAATTAGTAAAGAGATATTGAAAAATTTTTCATGAAAATTTCTACCTTAGATCGCAGCTGTATTCGAAAACAGTTTCCTATATTAAAAAGACGGATAAATGGATTCCCGTTGATATATTTAGATAACGCATCCAGTTCTCATAAACCAATGCAAGTTAGAGAAAGAGAAGAACGTTTTTTAAATTATTACTATTCTGCAGTACATAGAGGAACACACGTCCTTTCTGAAAAATCCACTGAGCAAGTCGAACTAGTTAGACATCAAATATCAAAATTCATCAATGCTACCGATAGATCAGAGATTATATTCACTAAAAATACGACGGAAGGGATCAATTTAATTGCTAATGTCTATGCACAACAGTTCATCTCTTATGGAGATAACATGATAATTAGTCAGATGGAACATCATTCCAACATTATTCCTTGGTACATATTATCTTCTAAAATAGGATTTAAGATTAGGATTTTACCGATTAAAGAAGATGGAACGATTAATTTGGAAATTTTAAGAACGATGATCGATTCTAAGACAAAATTTCTGTCCATTACCCATATGTCAAACGTTTTAGGGACTGTTAATCCTATCCGTGAAATCATAGAATGTGCTAGAAAAGTTTCTGAGATAAAAGGTTCCAACTTACGTGTTTTAGTAGACGGAGCTCAATATATTTCCCATTATCCAGTCGATGTTCGCGATATAGACTGTGATTTCTACGTTTTTTCTGGTCATAAAGTGTATGGTCCTACCGGAATCGGAATTCTGTACGGAAAAAAAGAGGTATTAAATCAATTAAATCCATGGCAAGGAGGTGGTGGAATGGTGAAGACAATGAACGTACATCGTGCTGAGAAAGGATACGAAATAAAAAACGTTTTATATGAAGAATCCCCTTGGAAATTTGAATCTGGAACGATCAATATCGTTGGAATAATAGGATTGGGAGAAGCTTTAAATTATATTTCAGAGATAGGATATAAAGAAATCTTTCATCATGAAAATGAATTAACTCAATATGCATACCATAAGCTCAAAGAAATAGGATCCATATGCTTGTATGGACCTTTGAAAAAGAAGAAATCTATCATCTCCTTTAATATCGGAAAGTTTCATTCTTATGATATTGGAAAATTTTTAGATCTATACTCCATATCTATAAGAACTGGTCATCATTGTGCTATTCCGTTAATGAACTTTTATGGAGTATCTTCGATGTGTAGGATATCTATTGCCATCTATAATCAAGAAGAAGAAATAGATCTACTAGTAAAAAGATTAAAACATATTCAAAAAGTACTTAACAAGTAATTTAAAAGAAATGATTTCATCAAAATCTCTACCAAAAGAAGAAAAATTATTAGAAAACTTTCTTCGATGTTGTGATTTAGAACAAAAATATATCTATTTGATGGAACTAGGAATGAAGCTAGCACCACTTTCTAAAATACAAAGAACTCGAGAAAACGAAGTTCTTGGTTGTCAAAGTAAAGTATGGATGGTTGTTGAAAAAATCGATCACAATACAGTTCACATCAATGGATACAGCGATACAGCGATAGTAAGAGGTTTAATTGCAATCCTTGTCGTGTTATTTAACAAAAAGACTTTTCATGAAATTTTAAACACGAATGTAAGTTCTTTTTTTAAAAAGTTATCAATTGAGAGATATATATCTCCCTCTAGAAGCAGTGGATTATATTCCATCGTTCAAAACATTTTTTCGAGATTGATGCGTCTGTCAAGAGAAAATGAGTTAATCTGTGAAGATAAAATTTAACGATATGTTACGAAAAGTTCGTAAAGAAGTACCTCTTCTATTCTGTAAAACGATTTTAGTGTTTACTATCTTTTGTTGTATTCTTCTCGATCATTTTACATTTGCAAGAAGTTACAAATTTAATCAATATGAAAGATTGATAGGGAAAATAGAGAAGTACATCGTTCCTGATGGAAAACAATCTTTAGAAGATATAATGAGTCGTTTTCAAGTAGGATTGTTGGGAACATTACAATTGAATCCAGAATTGGACGTGTATCTCCCATCACCTGGAAGTGAAGTGATACTTCCATCTCAGATGATACTTCCAAAATTGAAGAAAGACGATAAAATTTTGATCAATCTCGCAGAGTTAAGACTGTATCATCTCTTAAAGAAAGAAAAGATCGTTTCAGTGTATCCTGTCGGTATCGGACAAATAGAAGCTAGTACACCTACATTCGAAGCAAAGGTTATTCAAATGATAAAGAATCCATCTTGGGTTCCAACAAACAATATACGTAAAAGATATGCAAAAGAAGGAATAAACCTACCGAAGGTCGTACCTTCTGGTACGGACAACCCTATGGGAATGTACGCAATAAGATTATCTTATGGTCATGGAGAGTACCTCATCCATGGAACTAATGAAAATTTTGGAATTGGTTCAAGGGTAACTTCTGGATGTATCAGATTGAGAAAAGAAGATATAAAAGACCTATTTAGTAAAGTCAAAGTTGGGGATAATGTAAGAATTATTAATGAACCAATTAAGTATTCTAAAGAATCAGATGGAGAATGTTATATTGAAGCACACCGACCTCTTTCCGAACGTGCTGAGTCAACTATGAGCTACGAAAAAAACTTAGAATTGAAGGATTTTCTGGAAGAAAACAAAATAGATAAAATATTCTTCTTAAAAGCAATTTCTGATCAACTTGGAATACCAATCAAATTAAAAAAGAATACTTAATACGATAAAAAGTAAGGAATTCACAATCTATCATTTAAGCGAACTTTACGAATTATAGAAGATTCTACAAAGATTGTTATTTCTTGTATCCATGAACCTGATTATCTAATCTTTGGTTTGCTCGAATAGCTTCTTCTTTAGTATTTTGAAGATCAGATTGCAAGGATTGAGTTTCTTCAGAGATATTCTCAACTTTATCCTTTAAAGAATGTAATTCAGAATTTATTTTTTTATTCTGGTTCGTCGTACATCCAGAAAGTGTGAGAAATGTCATAGCAATAATATACGGAATAAATTTATTTTTCATTTTATACTCCAACTTTTACAAATTAAAGTTTATTTGATCTTGGTTCCTATAAGAACATTTCTATAGAATATTACAAAAGTCGACAAAATAAAGTACATCACCAAATTCAGATTGTATCATCTTTCGCTTACGATTGAAATGGATTTTATCAACTTATAAAAATATTTATTAAATTATTACAAAATGTGAATAGAAGAAGTATTGATCGTTCCACTAGGAACAAGTGCTCCACAAACCATTATAATAATATCTCCTTTTTTTCCGACCTTTTCTTCTATAGCAATCTTTTTTCCTATGATGTAAAAATCATCAGTTGAAATGAATCGTTCGACTAATTTTGGGAAAACACCCTTGACCAGTAGAAGTTGATTGACAGTCTCTTTTTGAGTTGTCAAAGCTAGAATCGGAGCTTTTGGAAAATATTTTCGAATAGATTTCGCTGATTTTCCACCAAAAGTTGCTACAATAATTAATTTAGAATCTAAATTCTCAGAAATTTCTACGGCGCTATGACAAACTGCTTCGGTGAGGGTAATTTTTCTTCTATAAACTTTATTGTAATTAATATGATTCATGACAATATCAGCTCTTTTACAGATAGTCGACATGATTTTAACTGATTCAATCGGATATTTTCCATTCGCACTTTCTCCAGATAACATAACAGCATCTGTACCATCTAAGATCGCATTCGCAACATCTCCAGCTTCTGCTCTTGTTGGTCTCGGATTTTTTATCATAGAATCTAACATTTGAGTTGCTGTAATTACAATTTTAGAAGATTCAACACACTTAGCAATCATCATTTTTTGAGCAAATATTACTTCTTCTGCTGGGATTTCTACTCCAAGATCTCCTCTAGCTACCATAATTCCATCTGAAATTTCTAGTATATCATCAAAATTATTTAATCCTTCTTGATTCTCTATTTTAGCAATGATAGAAATTTTTTTACCTCCATGATTTTTTAACACATTACGTATCTCTTCAACGTCAGATCTTCTTCTGACAAACGAAACTGCGATAAAATCTACTCCTTTTTGACAACCGAAAATTAGATCTTTTCTGTCCTGTTCGGATAACGCTGGTAGATTAACCGTGACTCCCGGTAAGTTAATACTTTTATTTTCTCCTAATATTCCATTATTCAACACTTTACAAATAATTTTTTCATCTTCAATGTATAGAACTCGCATTTCTATTAATCCATCATCAATTAAAATGGAATCTCCTTTTTTTAAGTCATTATGTAAGTTTTTATAGGTGACAGCTACATGATTATGATCTCCTAAAATGGAAGAATTCGTAGTTAATACGAAATGTTGTCCGGCTACTAAAACAACATTTTTATTTTTCTTTAATTTCATCGTTCTTATTTCAGGTCCTTTTGTATCTAGCAAAATAGCTATTTGTCTTTTCTTCTTATTGCATATTTCTCGAATATTTTCGATTCTTCGACCATGTTCTTGATGACTTCCATGGGAAAAATTTAGTCGAATGGCGTCCATTCCATGATCGATTAACTGAGATAGCATGAATTCAGAT
Proteins encoded in this region:
- the pykF gene encoding pyruvate kinase PykF, producing the protein MKYRKFMKKTKIICTIGPKTESEFMLSQLIDHGMDAIRLNFSHGSHQEHGRRIENIREICNKKKRQIAILLDTKGPEIRTMKLKKNKNVVLVAGQHFVLTTNSSILGDHNHVAVTYKNLHNDLKKGDSILIDDGLIEMRVLYIEDEKIICKVLNNGILGENKSINLPGVTVNLPALSEQDRKDLIFGCQKGVDFIAVSFVRRRSDVEEIRNVLKNHGGKKISIIAKIENQEGLNNFDDILEISDGIMVARGDLGVEIPAEEVIFAQKMMIAKCVESSKIVITATQMLDSMIKNPRPTRAEAGDVANAILDGTDAVMLSGESANGKYPIESVKIMSTICKRADIVMNHINYNKVYRRKITLTEAVCHSAVEISENLDSKLIIVATFGGKSAKSIRKYFPKAPILALTTQKETVNQLLLVKGVFPKLVERFISTDDFYIIGKKIAIEEKVGKKGDIIIMVCGALVPSGTINTSSIHIL
- the sufC gene encoding Fe-S cluster assembly ATPase SufC, translating into MLNIQDLNVEVDKKIILKDFNLKVFYGEIHVIMGPNGSGKSTLAFTIAGKKNYFISKGKIFFKNRNLTYTSPEERAKEGIFLAFQNPIEIPGVRNDLFLKTSLNEIRKNRNQHPLDTIEFQKILKEKADLLGISEHMLNRYVNVGFSGGEKKRNDILQMLVLDPELCILDETDSGLDIDSLKLVSESIRSMMNKEKSLILITHHQSLINYIKPDFVHVLHHGTIVKSGTYSLSKKIEENGYGWIYEKRKGI
- a CDS encoding SufD family Fe-S cluster assembly protein, producing MKKEKEFKIKEILYLEKIKEKILSSLYEKNNVISFRFLMEKDLSFLFKGDMNLDFLKKILEKKYFIEKPSEKNIIKSLQTVESFFKNSLRHHWTLFILNGSIVPNLSNYRDSPYQIKSVPYTDDLSSHISGVVDVEDAFSYLMQLISKKIIYIKSHKNSFPKKTLYIFNIASGSKKNNILNLNYCRYFLKVSQGSKIKIVEIFISIDHFSYFTTRLFTCKIEKNSSLLYNKINLENDHNLHYSYYGSFLKRNSLLQYNDVSLGSKDSQNKVKIYLNGCKSKVVLNNTSLQKNSETNSNHTSVNHVRPFGESEQTYNMISLDESTVDLKNIIHISPESPFSSGKIVNKNLIFGKHSKISSLPQLDIYNKESYCSHEVTIGNIDEELIFYFRSRGISKNKSKEIIIISFFKEILDNMHTEFIKNKILELISKEILKNFS
- a CDS encoding SufS family cysteine desulfurase, which translates into the protein MKISTLDRSCIRKQFPILKRRINGFPLIYLDNASSSHKPMQVREREERFLNYYYSAVHRGTHVLSEKSTEQVELVRHQISKFINATDRSEIIFTKNTTEGINLIANVYAQQFISYGDNMIISQMEHHSNIIPWYILSSKIGFKIRILPIKEDGTINLEILRTMIDSKTKFLSITHMSNVLGTVNPIREIIECARKVSEIKGSNLRVLVDGAQYISHYPVDVRDIDCDFYVFSGHKVYGPTGIGILYGKKEVLNQLNPWQGGGGMVKTMNVHRAEKGYEIKNVLYEESPWKFESGTINIVGIIGLGEALNYISEIGYKEIFHHENELTQYAYHKLKEIGSICLYGPLKKKKSIISFNIGKFHSYDIGKFLDLYSISIRTGHHCAIPLMNFYGVSSMCRISIAIYNQEEEIDLLVKRLKHIQKVLNK
- a CDS encoding L,D-transpeptidase family protein yields the protein MKIKFNDMLRKVRKEVPLLFCKTILVFTIFCCILLDHFTFARSYKFNQYERLIGKIEKYIVPDGKQSLEDIMSRFQVGLLGTLQLNPELDVYLPSPGSEVILPSQMILPKLKKDDKILINLAELRLYHLLKKEKIVSVYPVGIGQIEASTPTFEAKVIQMIKNPSWVPTNNIRKRYAKEGINLPKVVPSGTDNPMGMYAIRLSYGHGEYLIHGTNENFGIGSRVTSGCIRLRKEDIKDLFSKVKVGDNVRIINEPIKYSKESDGECYIEAHRPLSERAESTMSYEKNLELKDFLEENKIDKIFFLKAISDQLGIPIKLKKNT
- a CDS encoding SufE family protein → MISSKSLPKEEKLLENFLRCCDLEQKYIYLMELGMKLAPLSKIQRTRENEVLGCQSKVWMVVEKIDHNTVHINGYSDTAIVRGLIAILVVLFNKKTFHEILNTNVSSFFKKLSIERYISPSRSSGLYSIVQNIFSRLMRLSRENELICEDKI
- a CDS encoding LPP leucine zipper domain-containing protein; the protein is MKNKFIPYIIAMTFLTLSGCTTNQNKKINSELHSLKDKVENISEETQSLQSDLQNTKEEAIRANQRLDNQVHGYKK